A genomic stretch from Rhabdothermincola salaria includes:
- the ssb gene encoding single-stranded DNA-binding protein gives MADANVTMVGNCTRDPELRFTASGMQVTTMGLAVNHRRQNRQSGEWTEETSFVDVTCFGQMAENVAETCTKGSRVLVTGRLSVRTYEKRDGGTGVAVEVVADEIGPSLRWATAQITRNERREGGYDSGGAGGGAPRAQSAAPAGGYDTDEEPF, from the coding sequence ATGGCAGATGCAAACGTCACGATGGTGGGCAACTGCACCCGAGACCCGGAGCTGCGGTTCACCGCCTCGGGGATGCAGGTCACCACCATGGGCCTGGCGGTCAACCACCGTCGCCAGAACCGCCAGAGCGGTGAGTGGACCGAGGAGACGTCGTTCGTCGACGTCACCTGCTTCGGTCAGATGGCCGAGAACGTGGCCGAGACCTGTACCAAGGGCAGCCGGGTGCTCGTCACCGGGCGCCTCTCGGTGCGCACCTACGAAAAGCGCGACGGTGGCACCGGTGTCGCCGTCGAGGTCGTCGCCGACGAGATCGGCCCCAGCCTGCGCTGGGCGACCGCACAGATCACGAGGAACGAGCGCCGCGAGGGCGGCTACGACAGCGGCGGGGCCGGCGGTGGCGCCCCCCGGGCGCAGTCGGCAGCCCCTGCCGGCGGGTACGACACGGACGAGGAGCCGTTCTGA
- a CDS encoding N-acyl-D-amino-acid deacylase family protein yields MAAHDLVIRNGTVVDGTGAPRREADVAVDGGRIVAVGDVEGRGRRELEADGLLVTPGWVDVHTHYDGQATWDPQLTPSSWHGVTTVVMGNCGVGFAPVAPDRHEWLVALMEGVEDIPGTALHEGITWEWESFPEYLDALGRTPKAIDLAAQVPHAALRGYVMGDRGAEHAELPTPDEIDRMGRLAAEAIEAGALGFTTSRTIAHRSVDGRPTPSLTATADELLGIARAVGATGKGVFQAVADLVDVDVEFALLRAMAEVSGRPLSITTLQRAEQSPDAYRRLLELIAAAAADGLEVRGQVASRPVGLVLSLEGRLHPLVASPTYQAMAERPLSERVAELRRPEVRERVLGELADPATDIVGRLGPTFAFGDEPRYDPRPADRLDLAAAYDALLADEGRGVLYVPIMNFTDGDLAAVREMLVHPRTVPGLGDAGAHCTMICDASFPTHLLQYWGRDVAEDQRLGVEWVVARQAAATAALVGLGDRGTLQVGKRADVNLIDLDALTLHNPEMRYDLPAGGKRLVQRVDGYRATIVAGEVVRADGEDTGALPGQLVRGARPA; encoded by the coding sequence ATGGCTGCGCACGACCTGGTGATCCGCAACGGCACGGTGGTGGACGGCACCGGGGCGCCGCGCCGCGAGGCGGACGTCGCCGTCGACGGTGGCCGCATCGTGGCGGTGGGCGACGTCGAGGGGCGCGGCCGGCGAGAGCTGGAGGCCGACGGACTGCTCGTCACGCCGGGCTGGGTCGACGTGCACACCCACTACGACGGCCAGGCCACCTGGGATCCGCAGCTCACGCCGTCGTCGTGGCACGGCGTCACCACCGTGGTCATGGGCAACTGCGGGGTGGGCTTCGCCCCGGTGGCCCCCGACCGCCACGAGTGGCTGGTCGCACTGATGGAGGGCGTGGAGGACATCCCGGGTACCGCCCTGCACGAGGGCATCACCTGGGAGTGGGAGAGCTTTCCCGAATACCTCGATGCCCTCGGCCGCACCCCCAAGGCCATCGACCTCGCCGCCCAGGTGCCCCACGCCGCGCTGCGTGGCTACGTCATGGGCGACCGCGGCGCCGAGCATGCCGAGCTCCCCACGCCCGACGAGATCGACCGCATGGGTCGTCTCGCGGCGGAGGCGATCGAGGCGGGGGCCCTGGGCTTCACCACGTCGCGCACCATCGCCCACCGCTCCGTCGACGGCCGCCCCACGCCGAGCCTCACCGCCACCGCCGACGAGCTGCTCGGCATCGCCCGAGCCGTCGGCGCCACCGGCAAGGGTGTCTTCCAGGCCGTCGCCGACCTCGTCGACGTCGACGTCGAGTTCGCCCTCCTGCGGGCCATGGCCGAGGTCAGCGGTCGGCCCCTCTCGATCACCACGCTCCAGCGCGCCGAGCAGTCCCCCGACGCGTACCGTCGCCTCCTCGAGCTCATCGCCGCAGCCGCCGCCGACGGGCTGGAGGTCCGGGGGCAGGTGGCGTCGCGACCGGTGGGCCTGGTCCTGAGCCTGGAGGGCCGGCTGCACCCGCTGGTCGCCTCGCCCACCTACCAGGCCATGGCTGAGCGCCCCCTGTCCGAGCGAGTGGCCGAGCTGCGCCGCCCCGAGGTGCGCGAGCGGGTGCTCGGTGAGCTCGCCGACCCCGCCACCGACATCGTGGGTCGCCTGGGGCCCACCTTCGCCTTCGGCGACGAGCCCCGCTACGACCCTCGCCCTGCTGATCGCCTCGATCTGGCCGCGGCCTACGACGCGCTGCTCGCCGACGAGGGTCGGGGCGTGCTCTACGTGCCCATCATGAACTTCACCGACGGCGATCTGGCGGCCGTGCGCGAGATGCTCGTGCACCCTCGCACGGTGCCCGGCCTGGGTGACGCCGGGGCCCACTGCACCATGATCTGCGACGCCAGCTTCCCCACCCACCTGCTGCAGTACTGGGGGCGCGACGTCGCCGAGGACCAGCGCCTCGGCGTGGAGTGGGTCGTGGCGCGCCAGGCTGCCGCCACGGCCGCCCTCGTCGGGCTCGGCGACCGCGGCACCCTGCAGGTGGGGAAGCGGGCCGACGTGAACCTGATCGATCTCGACGCCCTGACCCTGCACAACCCCGAGATGCGCTACGACCTCCCGGCGGGGGGCAAGCGCCTGGTGCAGCGGGTCGACGGCTACCGGGCCACGATCGTGGCCGGCGAGGTCGTCCGGGCCGACGGCGAGGACACCGGTGCCTTGCCCGGGCAACTGGTGAGAGGCGCCCGCCCCGCCTGA
- the panB gene encoding 3-methyl-2-oxobutanoate hydroxymethyltransferase, producing MSARTTVPSVQARKARRGAQPLVMVTAYDAPGARMADEAGVDMILVGDSLAMVVLGYDDTLSVTTEDMAHHTAAVARARPAPLIVADLPWMSYHVSTEDTVRNAATLVRAGAQAVKLEGGRKRVPMIEALVDAEIPVMGHVGLTPQSVNAMGGFKVQGREHAAALALVDDAKALAHAGCFAVVLEGMPDEVARMVTDAVDVPTIGIGAGSACDGQVLVLHDVLGIEDRITPKFVRRYASLKSDAVEALQAYAADVRAGRFPGPDESYHLSAEASEALGLYGSTAHTA from the coding sequence ATGAGCGCACGCACCACCGTGCCCTCCGTGCAGGCCCGCAAGGCCCGACGGGGTGCCCAACCGCTGGTGATGGTGACGGCCTACGACGCCCCGGGGGCGCGGATGGCCGACGAAGCGGGGGTCGACATGATCCTCGTCGGCGACTCGCTCGCCATGGTGGTGCTCGGCTACGACGACACGCTGTCGGTGACCACCGAGGACATGGCCCACCACACCGCGGCGGTGGCCAGGGCCCGACCGGCCCCGCTCATCGTGGCCGACCTGCCCTGGATGAGCTACCACGTGTCCACCGAGGACACGGTGCGCAACGCCGCCACCCTGGTGCGGGCCGGGGCCCAGGCCGTGAAGCTGGAGGGCGGGCGCAAGCGGGTGCCGATGATCGAGGCCCTGGTCGACGCCGAGATCCCGGTGATGGGCCACGTCGGCCTCACCCCGCAGTCGGTCAACGCCATGGGCGGGTTCAAGGTCCAGGGGCGCGAGCACGCCGCCGCCCTGGCGCTGGTCGACGACGCCAAGGCGTTGGCCCACGCCGGGTGCTTCGCCGTCGTGCTCGAGGGCATGCCCGACGAGGTGGCCCGCATGGTCACGGACGCCGTCGACGTCCCCACGATCGGCATCGGGGCCGGTTCGGCCTGCGATGGCCAGGTGCTGGTGCTGCACGACGTCTTGGGCATCGAGGACCGCATCACCCCCAAGTTCGTGCGCCGGTACGCCTCGCTGAAGTCCGATGCGGTCGAGGCCCTGCAGGCCTACGCCGCCGATGTGCGCGCCGGGCGGTTCCCCGGACCGGACGAGAGCTACCACCTGTCGGCGGAGGCCTCCGAGGCGCTCGGGCTCTACGGGAGCACGGCGCACACGGCGTGA
- a CDS encoding YoaK family protein — translation MPHATQPRLSGPLGAAVALTAAAGFSDAHIFLHVTDVFVANMSGNLVLAGMALGEGSWRAGARHGTALVSFALGAAVANWFHARNRRRDRPMRPDLVLAFEAGLMVLVVVWIAVLGGEHAGETGFVYPVIGVGAFAMGMQNAALLRVGAVAVATTYASGSVARLGAESALMVSAPGVDERSPHARAARVLAAVVLAYLGGAALAAWAGSAAGWLLIPVVVLAATALATHRRLAEEPWDVDIRPPA, via the coding sequence GTGCCCCACGCCACCCAACCCCGGTTGTCGGGCCCGCTCGGCGCGGCGGTGGCGCTGACCGCGGCTGCCGGCTTCTCCGACGCGCACATCTTCCTGCACGTCACCGATGTGTTCGTGGCCAACATGAGCGGCAACCTGGTGCTGGCCGGGATGGCGCTCGGGGAGGGCAGCTGGCGGGCCGGCGCCCGTCACGGCACCGCCCTGGTCTCGTTCGCTCTCGGCGCGGCGGTGGCCAACTGGTTCCATGCCCGCAACCGCCGCCGCGACCGCCCGATGCGCCCGGACCTGGTGTTGGCCTTCGAGGCGGGCCTCATGGTGCTCGTCGTCGTCTGGATCGCCGTGCTGGGCGGCGAGCACGCCGGCGAGACCGGGTTCGTGTACCCGGTCATCGGGGTGGGCGCCTTCGCCATGGGCATGCAGAACGCGGCGTTGTTGCGGGTCGGGGCGGTGGCGGTGGCCACGACCTATGCGTCGGGGTCGGTGGCCCGGCTCGGGGCCGAGTCGGCCTTGATGGTCTCGGCCCCCGGCGTGGACGAGCGGTCACCGCACGCCCGGGCCGCCCGGGTCCTGGCCGCTGTGGTCCTCGCCTACCTCGGCGGCGCGGCCCTCGCCGCGTGGGCCGGTTCGGCGGCCGGCTGGTTGCTCATCCCGGTGGTGGTGTTGGCCGCGACCGCCCTGGCCACCCACCGACGCCTGGCCGAGGAGCCGTGGGACGTCGACATCCGCCCCCCGGCGTAG
- the rpsF gene encoding 30S ribosomal protein S6: MLAVRAYELMIIFDGDLDDAGVSEQLKLVTAAVEAGGGTVAKRDMWGRRRFAYEINHKWEGVYVVLEIVTEGRDLHEVERQLHLADPVVRHKALRLPEREATRRGLLGEAAPAEAG; encoded by the coding sequence ATGCTCGCCGTGCGAGCCTACGAACTCATGATCATCTTTGACGGCGATCTCGACGACGCCGGGGTGTCCGAGCAGCTCAAGCTCGTCACCGCCGCAGTCGAGGCCGGAGGAGGCACCGTCGCCAAGCGCGACATGTGGGGCCGCCGCCGCTTCGCCTACGAGATCAACCACAAGTGGGAAGGCGTCTACGTCGTCCTCGAGATCGTGACCGAAGGTCGCGATCTGCACGAGGTCGAGCGTCAGCTCCATCTCGCGGACCCTGTGGTCCGCCACAAGGCACTCCGCCTGCCCGAACGCGAAGCGACCCGCCGAGGTCTGCTGGGCGAGGCGGCGCCGGCCGAGGCCGGCTGA
- a CDS encoding DUF192 domain-containing protein, producing the protein MALAVVASGCSDGSPDATPLVPADGTNTSTTLVAEPGLVAPVGYTAVTVVVTQPDGSVQEWCLWLADESAERSRGLMNVTDPDLGGKAGMVFTYETDTSNGYWMRDTPLPLTIAYVAADGSVVSTADMEPCPEDAETCPSYPPDGPYRYAVEVPQGRLDDLGIVDGSRVTLGDAC; encoded by the coding sequence GTGGCGCTGGCCGTCGTGGCCTCGGGGTGCTCTGACGGCAGCCCCGACGCGACTCCCCTCGTTCCCGCCGATGGCACGAACACCTCCACGACCCTCGTGGCCGAACCGGGCCTGGTGGCGCCGGTGGGCTACACGGCGGTCACCGTCGTCGTCACCCAGCCCGACGGTTCCGTACAGGAGTGGTGCCTCTGGCTGGCCGACGAGTCCGCCGAGCGCTCCCGGGGGCTGATGAACGTCACCGATCCCGACCTCGGTGGCAAGGCCGGCATGGTGTTCACCTACGAGACGGACACCTCCAACGGCTACTGGATGCGCGACACGCCGCTGCCGCTCACCATCGCCTACGTCGCCGCCGACGGATCGGTGGTGTCCACCGCGGACATGGAGCCCTGCCCCGAGGACGCCGAGACGTGTCCGTCCTACCCTCCCGACGGGCCCTACCGCTACGCGGTGGAGGTGCCCCAGGGTCGCCTCGACGACCTCGGGATCGTCGACGGCAGCCGGGTGACGCTGGGCGACGCCTGCTGA
- a CDS encoding cupin domain-containing protein, which produces MRLTITEVDGSPAVAEHPGSCQVSRGARLGPLVTGGDLRLVIVELEAGATMSWPAEHGEDAVYLLTGAVDVDGAALATGGALVLHAGGPVTLAATEASRLAHFWSTPSSVEDDPPAGRHLVGPDGWAVSGSRDASFATWFADSTCEGCDVTLMKVERDTPGNRGRAHTHSAEEIIFVIDGEIHLGAHPVPAGTAVHIPADTRYAVTCGDRHHAFLNYRAGPSTQHYAGDTEPVPETALGRGGRLVHAARPRS; this is translated from the coding sequence GTGCGCCTGACCATCACCGAGGTCGACGGTTCCCCGGCCGTCGCCGAACACCCCGGCTCGTGCCAGGTGAGCCGAGGGGCTCGGCTCGGCCCGCTGGTGACCGGGGGAGACCTGCGTCTGGTGATCGTCGAGCTCGAGGCCGGAGCCACCATGTCGTGGCCCGCCGAGCACGGCGAGGACGCCGTGTACCTGCTCACCGGTGCCGTGGACGTGGACGGTGCAGCCCTCGCCACGGGCGGTGCGCTGGTGCTGCACGCCGGCGGCCCCGTCACCCTCGCCGCCACCGAAGCGTCGCGCCTGGCCCACTTCTGGTCGACCCCGTCGAGCGTCGAGGACGACCCACCGGCGGGGCGGCACCTCGTCGGGCCCGACGGCTGGGCCGTGTCCGGCTCGCGCGACGCGTCGTTCGCCACCTGGTTCGCCGACTCCACCTGCGAGGGTTGCGACGTGACCCTCATGAAGGTCGAGCGCGACACCCCCGGGAACCGGGGTCGGGCCCACACCCACAGCGCCGAGGAGATCATCTTCGTGATCGACGGCGAGATCCACCTCGGGGCCCACCCGGTGCCCGCCGGCACCGCAGTCCACATCCCCGCCGACACCCGCTACGCGGTGACCTGCGGCGACCGCCACCACGCCTTCCTCAACTACCGGGCCGGGCCGTCGACCCAGCACTACGCCGGTGACACCGAACCCGTCCCCGAGACGGCCCTCGGTCGCGGCGGTCGTCTCGTCCACGCGGCACGGCCCCGGTCCTGA
- the rplI gene encoding 50S ribosomal protein L9: MKLLMRSDVQGVGKKGDLVEVADGFARNYLVPKGFAVAATPGVEAQASAMRRSRDLKDAAERASAEEIAKTLVPAIITLTERASGEGKLFGSVSVHDLVIAVGEQTAVELERRHILLEEPLKTVGTHAVPVKLHSDVQFQITVEVVAS, translated from the coding sequence GTGAAGCTGCTCATGCGCTCCGACGTCCAGGGCGTGGGCAAGAAGGGCGACCTCGTCGAGGTGGCCGACGGCTTCGCCCGCAACTACCTGGTGCCCAAGGGCTTCGCGGTGGCGGCCACCCCCGGGGTGGAGGCCCAGGCCTCGGCCATGCGGCGGTCCCGTGATCTCAAGGACGCCGCCGAGCGGGCCTCCGCCGAGGAGATCGCCAAGACCCTCGTGCCCGCCATCATCACCCTCACCGAGCGAGCTTCGGGCGAGGGCAAGCTGTTCGGCTCCGTCTCCGTCCACGATCTGGTGATCGCGGTGGGCGAGCAGACGGCGGTCGAGCTCGAGCGTCGCCACATCCTGCTCGAGGAGCCGCTGAAGACGGTCGGCACCCATGCCGTGCCGGTCAAGCTCCACAGCGATGTGCAGTTCCAGATCACCGTGGAGGTCGTCGCCTCCTAG
- a CDS encoding cupin domain-containing protein, with the protein MADVRRGRLEDGRQAPGVGETHHVLAHLGAVRVEHILSGHLERAERFVSDADEWVVVLTGSARLEIAGEVLDLAAGDWVTIPAATPHVLHETEPGTSWLAVHAPAAP; encoded by the coding sequence ATGGCTGACGTGCGCCGGGGGCGACTCGAAGACGGGCGACAGGCCCCCGGCGTGGGCGAGACACACCATGTGCTCGCCCACCTGGGGGCCGTCCGCGTGGAGCACATCCTCAGCGGCCACCTCGAACGCGCCGAGCGCTTCGTGTCCGACGCCGACGAGTGGGTGGTGGTGCTCACCGGTTCCGCCCGCCTCGAGATCGCCGGCGAGGTGCTCGACCTGGCGGCGGGCGACTGGGTCACCATCCCGGCCGCCACCCCTCACGTGCTGCACGAGACCGAGCCCGGCACGTCGTGGCTCGCCGTGCACGCTCCCGCCGCGCCCTGA
- a CDS encoding replicative DNA helicase translates to MTFPDDESRAPRSGGATRVPPHNLQAEESLLGAMLLSKEAIAVASEILEPENFYKPAHGHIFEAVTSLSAAGEPADPVTVAEELRRAGLLDAIGGPATLVTLQGATPAISNASRYAKIVEEHALLRRLIGVAGEIAEMGYSLPDDVTKTVDSAESLVFEVAQRRVTDSMAPIHDLLNANLDRLESLYDKGDSITGVPTGFLDLDELLSGLQPNALVVLGARPSMGKTAFGLGLATHAAIEANRPVLLFSLEMGQLELTQRMLCSEARVDSKRVRNGNLTEADWGKIAHATGRLAEAPIWIDDNPNLTIMEIRSKARRLKSRLGDLGLVVVDYLQLMTGRSSAENRQVEVSEISRGLKILARELECPVLAMSQLSRGLEMRADKRPMLADLRESGCLTADTLITRADTGAQVPIGELLQTGATDVPVWTLDEHYKLVPGVMSHVFASGVKETYELRLRSGRSVKASGNHPFMRLGGWTPLDALVVGDRVAVPRSLPTPLATTRWDDEHLIMLGHMLGDGSHVERHSLQYTTVDPENVEAVLAAASVFDVTPRVVHERTWIQVYLSATKRLTHGVSNPIAVWLDELGLWNKRSWEKFVPDEIFALPDDQIALFLHHLWATDGCVWSDVQRRRAPVVYYATTSRRLATDVQTLLLRLGIRGRVRSVAQGPHRLGYHVIVQGAADQCRFAEVVGVHGERARHLTPLREWHASRRPNTNLDAVPADVWDHVRHKSMPEHGVSSRELARRLDMAYCGSTLYLHGVSRDRMQRLSAALPEDQWIADLAASDVFWDEVVDIVPLGPQPVFDATVDGTHNFLADGIIVHNSIEQDADVVMFIYRDDVYNPDSPDRGTAEILVSKHRNGPTGMVRLAFLDHYTKFANMARGA, encoded by the coding sequence ATGACCTTCCCCGATGACGAGAGCCGTGCCCCCCGATCCGGTGGGGCGACGCGGGTCCCACCGCACAACCTCCAGGCCGAGGAGTCCCTCCTCGGGGCGATGCTGCTCTCCAAGGAGGCCATCGCCGTGGCCTCGGAGATCCTCGAGCCCGAGAACTTCTACAAGCCCGCCCACGGCCACATCTTCGAGGCCGTCACCTCGCTCAGCGCCGCTGGCGAACCGGCCGACCCCGTCACCGTGGCCGAGGAGCTGCGTCGCGCCGGCCTTCTCGACGCCATCGGCGGCCCCGCCACGCTGGTCACGCTGCAGGGCGCCACCCCGGCCATCTCAAATGCCAGCCGCTACGCCAAGATCGTCGAGGAGCATGCGCTGCTGCGCCGCCTCATCGGCGTCGCCGGCGAGATCGCCGAGATGGGCTACAGCCTGCCCGACGACGTGACCAAGACGGTCGACTCCGCCGAGTCGCTGGTCTTCGAGGTCGCCCAGCGCCGAGTCACCGACTCCATGGCGCCCATCCACGACCTGCTCAACGCCAACCTCGACCGTCTCGAGAGCCTGTACGACAAGGGCGACTCCATCACCGGTGTCCCCACGGGCTTCCTCGACCTCGACGAGCTGCTGTCGGGCCTGCAGCCCAACGCGCTCGTCGTGCTCGGGGCCCGTCCGTCCATGGGCAAGACCGCCTTCGGCCTGGGCCTGGCCACCCACGCCGCCATCGAGGCCAACCGGCCGGTGCTGCTGTTCAGCCTCGAGATGGGCCAGCTCGAGCTCACCCAGCGCATGTTGTGCTCCGAGGCCCGGGTCGACTCCAAACGGGTGCGCAACGGCAACCTCACCGAGGCCGACTGGGGCAAGATCGCCCATGCCACCGGCCGTCTGGCCGAAGCGCCGATCTGGATCGACGACAACCCCAACCTCACCATCATGGAGATCCGGTCCAAGGCCCGCCGCCTCAAGAGCCGGCTGGGTGATCTGGGCCTGGTGGTGGTCGACTACCTGCAGCTGATGACGGGTCGGTCGAGCGCCGAGAACCGCCAGGTGGAGGTGTCGGAGATCTCCCGTGGCCTCAAGATCCTCGCCCGCGAGCTCGAGTGCCCGGTGCTGGCCATGTCCCAGCTCTCGCGTGGCCTCGAGATGCGAGCCGACAAGCGCCCCATGCTGGCCGACCTCCGCGAGAGCGGTTGCCTCACCGCCGACACCCTCATCACCCGCGCCGACACCGGTGCGCAGGTCCCCATCGGCGAACTCCTTCAGACCGGCGCCACCGACGTTCCGGTGTGGACCCTCGACGAGCACTACAAGCTCGTCCCCGGTGTGATGAGCCATGTCTTCGCGAGCGGCGTCAAGGAGACCTACGAGCTCAGGCTGCGGTCTGGGCGGTCCGTCAAGGCCAGCGGGAACCACCCGTTCATGCGGTTGGGTGGTTGGACACCGCTCGATGCTCTCGTCGTCGGTGACCGCGTCGCCGTCCCGCGGTCGCTCCCCACACCACTCGCCACCACTCGGTGGGACGACGAGCACCTCATCATGTTGGGCCACATGCTCGGCGACGGGTCGCACGTCGAGCGGCACAGCCTGCAGTACACGACCGTCGACCCCGAGAACGTCGAGGCGGTGCTCGCCGCCGCCTCGGTGTTCGACGTGACTCCCCGGGTCGTTCACGAGCGGACCTGGATCCAGGTATACCTGTCCGCCACGAAGCGCCTGACCCACGGCGTCAGTAATCCGATCGCCGTCTGGCTCGACGAACTCGGACTGTGGAACAAGCGTTCGTGGGAGAAGTTCGTGCCGGACGAGATCTTCGCCCTGCCGGACGACCAGATCGCGCTCTTCCTCCATCATCTCTGGGCAACCGACGGTTGCGTCTGGTCCGATGTACAACGGCGACGGGCGCCGGTGGTCTACTACGCCACCACGAGCCGGCGTTTGGCCACCGATGTGCAGACCCTCTTGCTGCGTTTGGGAATCAGAGGTCGGGTGCGGTCCGTGGCCCAGGGGCCGCACCGCCTCGGCTACCACGTGATCGTGCAGGGAGCCGCCGACCAATGCCGCTTCGCAGAGGTGGTCGGGGTGCATGGCGAGAGAGCCCGGCATCTGACCCCGTTGCGTGAATGGCACGCGAGCCGACGTCCGAACACAAACCTCGATGCCGTTCCTGCTGATGTCTGGGACCACGTTCGGCACAAGTCGATGCCGGAGCACGGCGTGTCGTCCAGGGAGCTGGCGCGCCGGCTCGACATGGCCTACTGCGGTTCGACGCTCTACCTCCATGGTGTCTCTCGTGATCGCATGCAGCGGCTCTCGGCGGCTCTGCCCGAGGACCAGTGGATCGCTGATCTCGCCGCCTCCGATGTCTTCTGGGACGAGGTGGTCGACATCGTGCCGCTCGGCCCGCAGCCGGTCTTCGACGCGACGGTCGACGGTACCCACAACTTCCTGGCCGACGGAATCATCGTCCACAACAGCATCGAGCAGGATGCGGACGTGGTGATGTTCATCTATCGCGACGACGTCTACAACCCCGACTCACCCGATCGGGGCACGGCCGAGATCCTCGTGTCGAAACACCGCAACGGTCCCACCGGCATGGTCCGTCTGGCGTTCCTCGATCACTACACCAAGTTCGCCAACATGGCTCGCGGCGCGTAG
- a CDS encoding fructose bisphosphate aldolase, producing MVNQEQLNKIAAGNGFIAALDQSGGSTPKALRLYGIEESTYSSEDEMFDLVHQMRSRIVTSPAFSGERIIGAILFEMTMDREIGGKGSAAYLWQDKGVVPFLKVDKGLADDADGVQLMKPMPGLDELLERAKGKGVFGTKMRSVIKLGNAAGVGAVVGQQFEVGRQILGHGLVPIIEPEIDIKSPEKAQAEGLLKDGILAALADIAEGQQVMLKLTLPEADGFYTELVEHPKVLKVVALSGGYTRDEANARLARNPGVVASFSRALTEGLTAQQTDDEFNAMLDGSIQSIYEASIA from the coding sequence ATTGTGAACCAAGAGCAGCTGAACAAGATCGCCGCCGGCAACGGCTTCATCGCCGCCCTCGACCAGAGCGGCGGCAGCACCCCCAAGGCCCTCCGGCTGTACGGCATCGAGGAGTCGACCTACTCCTCCGAGGACGAGATGTTCGACCTCGTCCACCAGATGCGCAGCCGCATCGTCACCAGCCCCGCCTTCAGCGGCGAGCGCATCATCGGCGCCATCCTCTTCGAGATGACCATGGACCGTGAGATCGGCGGCAAGGGCTCGGCCGCCTACCTGTGGCAGGACAAGGGCGTCGTGCCGTTCCTCAAGGTCGACAAGGGCCTCGCCGACGACGCCGACGGCGTCCAGCTCATGAAGCCCATGCCCGGCCTCGACGAGCTCCTCGAGCGGGCCAAGGGCAAGGGCGTGTTCGGCACCAAGATGCGCTCGGTCATCAAGCTCGGCAACGCCGCCGGCGTGGGTGCCGTCGTCGGCCAGCAGTTCGAGGTCGGCCGTCAGATCCTGGGTCACGGTCTGGTCCCGATCATCGAACCCGAGATCGACATCAAGAGCCCGGAGAAGGCCCAGGCCGAGGGGCTGCTCAAGGACGGCATCCTGGCCGCACTGGCCGACATCGCCGAGGGCCAGCAGGTGATGCTGAAGCTCACCCTCCCGGAGGCCGACGGCTTCTACACCGAGCTCGTCGAGCATCCCAAGGTGCTCAAGGTGGTGGCCCTCTCCGGGGGCTACACCCGCGACGAGGCCAACGCCCGCCTGGCCCGCAACCCGGGTGTGGTGGCGTCGTTCTCCCGGGCGCTCACCGAGGGCCTCACCGCCCAGCAGACCGACGACGAGTTCAACGCCATGCTCGACGGCTCCATCCAGAGCATCTACGAGGCGTCGATCGCCTGA